The Gemmatimonas sp. UBA7669 genome has a segment encoding these proteins:
- a CDS encoding polyprenyl synthetase family protein: MESTTAPRLDGVPQDTVQAFTATRSAVQRTLDGFCARWLGDLAPLTAEAIRYALLGEGKRLRAILLLEAYRACGGTGDALDLAASVEVVHAYSLVHDDLPCMDDDDVRRGRPTVHRVYGVPVATAAGLAMVPLAARSAWHGAMQLGLSPEVCGDIVRDLMRASGGGGMIGGQLLDLEAEGRRMSLEDLERVHRLKTGALIMASVTVGARAAHAGASRIDALARYGASIGLAFQIADDVLDITATTDELGKTAGRDIDLHKSTYPALLGVDGAVERAVALVDDACAALQDEGLLTPTLEFLARYIVERRS; encoded by the coding sequence ATGGAATCCACCACCGCTCCGCGACTCGACGGTGTGCCACAGGACACCGTGCAGGCTTTCACGGCCACGCGCAGTGCCGTGCAGCGCACACTCGACGGATTCTGTGCACGCTGGCTGGGCGACCTCGCGCCGCTTACGGCCGAGGCCATTCGCTACGCGCTACTGGGTGAGGGCAAGCGGCTGCGCGCCATCCTGCTGCTGGAGGCCTACCGCGCCTGCGGCGGCACCGGTGATGCGCTCGACCTCGCGGCGTCGGTCGAAGTGGTGCATGCCTACTCACTGGTGCACGACGACTTGCCGTGCATGGACGACGATGATGTGCGCCGCGGCCGTCCCACCGTGCACCGCGTATATGGTGTCCCCGTGGCTACGGCCGCCGGTCTTGCCATGGTGCCGTTGGCCGCACGCAGCGCCTGGCACGGTGCCATGCAGCTCGGGCTCTCGCCTGAGGTGTGCGGCGACATCGTGCGCGACCTCATGCGCGCATCCGGTGGTGGCGGCATGATCGGCGGCCAGTTGCTTGATCTGGAGGCCGAAGGTCGCCGCATGTCACTCGAAGACCTCGAGCGTGTGCATCGCCTCAAGACCGGCGCCCTCATCATGGCGTCGGTGACAGTGGGTGCGCGCGCCGCCCACGCCGGCGCATCGCGCATTGACGCCCTGGCGCGCTACGGCGCCTCCATCGGCCTCGCGTTCCAAATCGCCGACGACGTACTCGACATCACGGCGACGACCGACGAACTCGGCAAGACGGCCGGCCGCGATATCGATCTGCACAAGAGCACCTATCCCGCGTTGCTAGGCGTGGACGGCGCGGTCGAACGGGCCGTGGCGTTGGTCGACGATGCCTGCGCGGCTTTGCAGGACGAGGGGTTGCTGACACCCACCCTCGAGTTCCTCGCGCGCTACATCGTTGAACGCCGGTCCTGA
- the xseB gene encoding exodeoxyribonuclease VII small subunit, with protein sequence MSDIPFEQSLARLEDIVRELERNELDLDRSLRLFEEGITHLRSASAALKTVDARVQQLAEAADGSFDLVEFER encoded by the coding sequence ATGAGTGACATCCCGTTCGAGCAGTCGTTGGCGCGTCTCGAGGACATTGTCCGCGAGCTGGAGCGCAACGAGCTGGACTTGGACCGGTCGCTCCGATTGTTCGAAGAAGGCATCACCCATCTGCGTTCCGCCTCGGCGGCTCTCAAAACGGTAGACGCGCGGGTGCAGCAGTTGGCGGAAGCCGCCGACGGCTCCTTCGATCTCGTGGAGTTCGAGCGCTGA
- the xseA gene encoding exodeoxyribonuclease VII large subunit, with amino-acid sequence MASRRTSGSGPSVHTDVADNPGSAPESAISVHTLTSAAKDLIEGAFPPLWVRGEVTNFKAHRNGHWYFSLRDAEAQVNCVIWSSAAKRIPAPPDEGMAVMALGQMTVWPVRGDLQFSVRALEAAGDGLWRKALEQARLRLERDGLLDPSRKRPLPAFPRRIAVITSPDGAALHDIITVTRGRSADVELVVVPAKVQGEGAPESLIQALEQVARWGEADLVIMGRGGGSREDLWAFNDERVARALAQCPLPTVSAVGHETDISLCDLVADVRAATPSAAAELAVPSRRETLARVDALAKRLVSAAQRREDRAVAALRQVRQRLALAARRNVERREARLSALASQLQALSPLETLARGFVVARTAGGATLSRSAEFVRGEAFELWVRDGLVDAVVTGHRARPNLSPEVEGPMKSEELT; translated from the coding sequence ATGGCCTCGCGTCGCACCAGCGGCTCCGGGCCGTCGGTGCATACCGACGTGGCGGACAATCCGGGCAGTGCGCCGGAGAGCGCGATTTCCGTGCACACGCTCACGTCAGCGGCCAAGGATCTCATCGAGGGCGCGTTCCCGCCACTTTGGGTGCGCGGGGAAGTCACCAACTTCAAGGCGCATCGCAACGGCCATTGGTACTTCTCGCTGCGCGATGCCGAGGCGCAGGTGAACTGCGTCATCTGGAGCTCGGCCGCCAAGCGCATTCCGGCGCCGCCCGATGAGGGCATGGCGGTCATGGCACTTGGTCAGATGACGGTGTGGCCGGTGCGGGGCGACCTGCAGTTTTCGGTGCGGGCACTTGAGGCAGCAGGTGATGGGCTGTGGCGCAAGGCCTTGGAGCAGGCGCGTTTGCGGCTTGAGCGTGATGGGCTGCTTGACCCCTCGCGCAAACGGCCACTGCCTGCCTTTCCTCGTCGGATCGCGGTCATCACCAGCCCCGATGGTGCGGCGCTGCATGACATCATCACCGTCACCCGTGGGCGAAGCGCCGACGTGGAGTTGGTGGTGGTGCCGGCCAAGGTGCAGGGCGAGGGTGCGCCCGAGTCCCTCATTCAGGCACTCGAACAGGTGGCGCGCTGGGGCGAGGCGGACCTCGTCATCATGGGGCGGGGTGGCGGCTCGCGTGAGGACCTGTGGGCCTTCAACGACGAACGGGTGGCGCGCGCGCTGGCCCAGTGCCCGCTGCCCACCGTGTCAGCCGTTGGCCACGAAACAGACATCAGTCTCTGCGATTTGGTGGCCGACGTGCGTGCCGCAACACCCTCTGCGGCTGCCGAACTGGCGGTCCCGTCTCGCCGAGAAACCCTGGCTCGCGTGGACGCGTTGGCCAAACGGTTGGTGTCGGCGGCGCAGCGTCGTGAGGATCGGGCGGTGGCGGCGCTCCGCCAGGTGCGTCAGCGCCTGGCACTGGCGGCGCGACGCAACGTGGAGCGGCGTGAGGCGCGGCTCAGCGCCCTCGCGTCCCAGCTGCAGGCCCTGTCGCCGCTGGAAACGCTCGCGAGAGGATTTGTGGTGGCGCGGACGGCTGGCGGTGCTACTTTGAGCAGGAGTGCGGAGTTTGTTCGTGGAGAAGCCTTCGAGCTCTGGGTGCGGGACGGCCTCGTGGACGCCGTCGTGACTGGGCATCGTGCACGACCGAACCTGTCGCCGGAGGTCGAAGGCCCCATGAAGTCCGAGGAGCTTACATGA
- a CDS encoding bifunctional 5,10-methylenetetrahydrofolate dehydrogenase/5,10-methenyltetrahydrofolate cyclohydrolase encodes MRAELIDGKAIAEAIRGEVAADVLRLSAQGVVPGLTVVLVGDDAASATYVGAKEKASKAAGMVGGTIRLPASTSQAELLALVEQLNADPTVHGILVQMPLPKHIDPDTVIRHIRPDKDVDGFHPENVGKLLIGHTDGFVSCTPAGVIELLLRSGVETRGAEAVVVGRSNIVGKPMAALLVQGRAGGDATVTVCHSRTRDLAYHTRRADILIAAIGRAEMITGDMIKPGAVVIDVGMNTKPDPTRAKGTRLCGDVHFDSAVEVASKITPVPGGVGPMTIAMLLRNTVRAAERTLMGSAGLAGTR; translated from the coding sequence TTGCGCGCTGAACTGATCGATGGAAAAGCAATCGCGGAAGCGATTCGTGGCGAAGTGGCGGCCGACGTACTGCGTCTCAGCGCCCAGGGCGTGGTGCCTGGATTGACCGTCGTGCTGGTCGGCGACGATGCGGCCAGTGCCACGTACGTCGGCGCCAAGGAAAAGGCCTCCAAGGCGGCAGGCATGGTTGGCGGCACCATCCGCCTGCCGGCGAGCACCTCGCAGGCCGAGCTGCTTGCGCTCGTCGAGCAGCTCAATGCCGACCCCACGGTGCATGGCATTCTCGTGCAGATGCCGCTGCCCAAACACATTGATCCGGACACCGTCATTCGGCATATCCGGCCCGACAAGGACGTCGATGGGTTTCACCCGGAGAATGTCGGCAAGCTGCTCATTGGGCATACCGACGGCTTCGTGTCCTGCACGCCGGCCGGAGTCATCGAGTTGCTGCTGCGCAGTGGCGTGGAGACGCGCGGTGCCGAAGCGGTAGTGGTGGGCCGCAGCAACATCGTCGGCAAGCCGATGGCGGCGCTGTTGGTGCAGGGGCGGGCCGGTGGTGATGCCACGGTCACGGTCTGCCACAGCCGCACGCGCGATCTCGCCTACCACACCCGCCGCGCCGACATCCTCATCGCGGCCATCGGGCGCGCCGAGATGATCACGGGCGACATGATCAAGCCCGGGGCGGTGGTAATCGACGTGGGCATGAATACCAAGCCTGACCCCACCAGGGCCAAGGGAACGCGCCTCTGTGGCGACGTGCACTTTGACAGCGCCGTTGAAGTCGCGTCGAAGATCACGCCTGTGCCTGGCGGTGTGGGGCCGATGACCATCGCCATGCTGCTGCGCAACACGGTGCGGGCGGCCGAACGGACCCTCATGGGGTCTGCCGGACTGGCGGGTACCCGCTGA
- the rny gene encoding ribonuclease Y, which translates to MGEIPLAALIGVAGAVVAVLTFVWGRGLGRQAEVAAQQRAKATAEETAARILEEARREADTVRKTAVVEGKEEILQLRESLEQEVRKRRSDVERDEKRLSERESQIDRARESLEGREQDLVRRARELEDKAQGNLAREAELERLVSDERRRLEQLAGMSAEAAKAELVRRLEDEAMADAASRLREIRESAKRNAEREAKKIVALAVQRVAAETTAESTVSAVALPNDEMKGRIIGREGRNIRAFELATGVDVIIDDTPDTVVVSCFDPVRRETARLALEKLVSDGRIHPGRIEEVVAKARKEVDVAIIETGEQAAYDVGVTGLHPELIKLIGRMRWRTSYGQNILAHSKEVAWLAGMMAAELGLDVALAKRGALLHDIGKVLTHEHEGTHVQLGVEVATKYGENPLVVNCIAAHHDDVPHESEVSVLVQAADGISGSRPGARREAFETYVKRLEGLEKIASSYRGVERVFAIQAGREVRVVVTPEQVDDVRMTAMSDEIARRIESELQYPGQIKVVVIRESRAVDFAR; encoded by the coding sequence ATGGGCGAGATTCCCCTCGCGGCGCTGATCGGCGTCGCAGGTGCAGTCGTGGCCGTCCTCACGTTTGTGTGGGGGCGGGGTTTGGGGCGCCAGGCCGAGGTGGCGGCGCAGCAGCGGGCCAAGGCAACAGCTGAGGAGACCGCCGCCCGCATTCTCGAGGAGGCCAGGCGCGAAGCCGACACGGTGCGCAAAACCGCCGTGGTGGAAGGCAAGGAAGAAATCCTCCAGTTGCGCGAGTCGCTCGAGCAGGAAGTGCGCAAGCGTCGCAGCGATGTGGAGCGCGACGAGAAGCGACTGTCCGAGCGCGAGTCGCAGATCGATCGCGCCCGTGAGTCGCTTGAGGGTCGTGAACAGGACCTGGTGCGTCGGGCCCGTGAACTGGAGGACAAGGCGCAGGGCAACCTGGCACGGGAGGCCGAGCTCGAACGCCTGGTGTCTGACGAGCGGCGCCGCCTCGAACAATTGGCGGGGATGAGCGCCGAGGCCGCCAAGGCAGAGCTGGTGCGTCGTCTGGAAGACGAAGCCATGGCCGATGCCGCAAGCCGGCTGCGCGAGATCCGCGAGTCGGCCAAGCGGAATGCGGAACGCGAAGCCAAGAAGATCGTGGCGCTGGCCGTGCAGCGGGTGGCCGCTGAAACGACCGCGGAGTCGACGGTGTCGGCGGTGGCGCTGCCCAACGACGAAATGAAGGGCCGCATCATCGGACGCGAAGGGCGGAACATTCGTGCCTTCGAACTGGCCACCGGCGTCGACGTCATCATCGACGACACGCCGGATACCGTGGTGGTGTCGTGCTTCGATCCGGTGCGCCGCGAGACGGCGCGTCTGGCACTGGAAAAGCTGGTCAGCGACGGGCGCATCCATCCGGGCCGCATCGAAGAAGTGGTGGCCAAGGCGCGCAAGGAAGTGGATGTCGCCATCATCGAAACCGGTGAGCAGGCGGCTTACGATGTGGGAGTCACCGGATTGCACCCGGAACTCATCAAACTCATCGGCCGCATGCGCTGGCGGACCAGTTACGGCCAGAACATTCTCGCGCACAGCAAGGAAGTGGCGTGGCTGGCCGGCATGATGGCGGCGGAGTTGGGTCTCGACGTGGCGCTGGCCAAGCGTGGCGCGCTGCTGCACGACATCGGCAAGGTGCTCACCCACGAGCACGAGGGCACGCACGTGCAGTTGGGGGTGGAGGTGGCCACCAAGTACGGCGAGAACCCGCTGGTGGTCAATTGCATTGCCGCGCATCACGACGACGTGCCGCACGAGAGTGAAGTGTCGGTGCTGGTGCAGGCCGCCGATGGCATTTCCGGATCGCGCCCCGGTGCGCGCCGCGAGGCGTTCGAAACCTACGTGAAACGTCTCGAAGGACTCGAGAAGATCGCGTCGAGCTATCGGGGCGTGGAGCGCGTGTTTGCCATCCAGGCGGGTCGGGAAGTGCGGGTGGTGGTCACGCCGGAGCAGGTCGACGATGTGCGCATGACGGCCATGTCGGACGAGATCGCACGACGGATCGAATCGGAGTTGCAGTACCCCGGCCAGATCAAGGTCGTGGTCATTCGCGAAAGCCGGGCGGTGGACTTTGCGCGCTGA
- a CDS encoding cell division protein ZapA produces MIDGRTVVKVRIMGDEYTLRTEASAEHTKAVAEHVDRTIRAVMSGSSTVETQKAAILAALQITDDLFRERGALEALTDDMRQLAADIRPLLPPAKRGEELGG; encoded by the coding sequence ATGATCGACGGACGCACGGTGGTGAAGGTGCGCATCATGGGGGACGAATACACCCTGCGCACCGAGGCCTCGGCCGAACATACGAAGGCAGTGGCCGAACACGTGGACCGGACCATTCGGGCGGTGATGTCGGGTAGTTCCACGGTGGAGACCCAGAAGGCGGCCATTCTGGCTGCACTGCAGATCACCGACGACCTGTTTCGCGAACGGGGCGCGCTGGAGGCGCTCACAGACGACATGCGGCAGTTGGCGGCGGATATTCGCCCGCTGCTTCCGCCCGCGAAGCGCGGCGAGGAGCTTGGCGGCTAG
- the pheT gene encoding phenylalanine--tRNA ligase subunit beta, whose translation MIVSHEWLKQFVPHARSADEVGEALSRHCVTLDGIESLGAHLSGFVVAQVVEAGRHPNSDRLWVTKVDDGSGTLLDVVCGAPNVVAGHKYPFARTGTVMPGGLKIEKRKIRGETSNGMLCSARELGLGEEHDGILTLDTAVAPGTPLLEVLQVADARLDLDVLPNRPDLLSHRGVAREVAAILGGTLRELPAELTQPLSEVPAIHGASEARGAHASVTLEEPGDCSRYVAVVIRGVTAGPSPDWLKARLESVGLRSISNVVDATNYVLHGFGQPVHAFDLAKLGGRHIHVRQTREGETLVTLDGVSRALPVGTTVICDAERPVGLAGVMGGLDSEVTDATTDVLLEVAHFDARFVRRVRKALGLNTDASYRFERGVDAGDTLRVARAAAALIVQVAAGEVVEVLDVGTSPQARPAVTLRPARLARLLGAPIDDAVIAQHLQALGCSVHAHGEAWQVMAPSWRHDLLLEVDLIEEVARLVGFDALPDELRAFRPGSAPDHPVHLASRRVRDLLVGQGLAEARPMPFTATGGADTPRVRNPLAEDEPYLRASVLDTLARRAEYNLSRMQGNLRLFEIGNVFTPRAGRLPLEETRVGALLMGARRPPHFTEPEPPAYDAWDARDLAERMAAAAFPGASVRTVPRTANDVAGLLWTVRADNRDVGAVHQLTLDKPVWASEAFGVEITLGVMSSDDIAAAGRNAHAPAERESGATWAVRYVPLPTTPAAEIDLALLVPDGVTAESVEQALRRAGGELLEQVALFDEFRGAGVPAGHRSLAWRLTWRHPERTLRDKEIDGRRARLLDLLDQELGIRPRAL comes from the coding sequence ATGATCGTTTCGCACGAATGGCTCAAGCAGTTCGTTCCGCATGCGCGGAGCGCCGACGAAGTGGGCGAGGCCCTCAGTCGTCACTGCGTCACACTCGACGGCATCGAATCGCTCGGTGCGCACCTGAGCGGCTTTGTGGTGGCGCAGGTGGTGGAGGCGGGACGGCATCCCAACTCCGATCGCCTCTGGGTGACCAAGGTCGATGACGGCAGTGGCACCTTGCTCGACGTGGTGTGTGGCGCGCCGAACGTGGTGGCGGGCCACAAGTACCCGTTTGCGCGCACCGGCACCGTCATGCCTGGCGGACTCAAGATCGAAAAGCGCAAGATCCGCGGCGAGACATCCAATGGCATGCTGTGTTCGGCGCGTGAACTGGGACTCGGCGAGGAACACGACGGCATTCTGACGCTCGATACCGCCGTGGCGCCCGGTACACCCCTGCTCGAAGTGCTGCAGGTCGCCGATGCGCGACTCGATCTCGATGTGTTGCCCAACCGTCCCGACCTGCTGTCGCATCGCGGGGTCGCGCGTGAGGTCGCCGCGATTCTCGGGGGCACGCTGCGCGAGTTGCCGGCCGAACTCACGCAGCCGCTCAGCGAGGTGCCTGCCATTCACGGGGCCAGCGAAGCGCGGGGCGCACACGCCTCAGTGACCCTGGAGGAACCCGGCGACTGTTCGCGCTACGTGGCGGTCGTCATTCGCGGCGTGACCGCCGGCCCAAGCCCCGACTGGCTCAAGGCGCGACTTGAAAGCGTGGGGCTTCGCAGCATCAGCAACGTGGTTGATGCCACGAACTATGTGCTGCATGGCTTCGGTCAGCCGGTGCATGCCTTCGATCTGGCCAAGCTGGGTGGTCGCCACATCCATGTGCGCCAGACACGTGAGGGGGAAACGTTGGTCACGCTTGATGGCGTGTCACGTGCGCTCCCGGTTGGCACCACCGTCATCTGCGACGCCGAACGTCCGGTTGGCCTGGCTGGCGTCATGGGCGGACTCGACAGCGAAGTGACGGACGCCACCACCGACGTACTGCTCGAGGTCGCACACTTCGATGCGCGCTTCGTGCGTCGTGTGCGCAAGGCGCTCGGACTCAACACTGATGCCAGCTATCGTTTCGAGCGCGGCGTGGATGCCGGCGACACACTGCGTGTTGCACGTGCCGCCGCTGCACTCATCGTGCAGGTCGCTGCTGGTGAGGTGGTGGAGGTACTGGACGTGGGTACGTCACCACAGGCTCGGCCTGCGGTGACGCTCCGCCCGGCGCGTCTGGCGCGCCTGCTCGGTGCCCCCATCGATGACGCGGTCATCGCGCAGCACCTGCAGGCCCTGGGGTGCAGCGTGCACGCACACGGCGAGGCCTGGCAGGTCATGGCGCCCTCGTGGCGACACGACCTGTTGCTCGAAGTGGATCTCATCGAGGAAGTGGCGCGTCTGGTGGGTTTTGATGCGCTGCCCGATGAGCTGCGTGCGTTCCGGCCGGGTTCTGCACCCGATCATCCCGTGCACCTGGCGTCGCGGCGCGTTCGGGATCTGCTCGTGGGGCAGGGCCTCGCAGAGGCGCGCCCCATGCCCTTCACGGCAACGGGTGGTGCGGACACGCCGCGCGTGCGCAATCCGCTCGCGGAAGACGAGCCCTATCTGCGTGCCAGTGTGCTCGACACGCTGGCTCGCCGCGCCGAATACAACCTCTCGCGCATGCAGGGCAACCTGCGGCTCTTCGAAATCGGCAACGTGTTCACGCCACGTGCCGGTCGACTGCCGCTCGAGGAAACACGCGTGGGGGCGCTGCTCATGGGCGCACGTCGGCCTCCGCACTTCACCGAACCTGAGCCGCCGGCGTACGATGCGTGGGACGCACGGGATCTGGCCGAACGCATGGCCGCGGCGGCGTTCCCCGGGGCGTCTGTGCGCACCGTGCCCCGCACGGCCAATGATGTCGCCGGTCTGTTGTGGACCGTTCGCGCCGACAACCGTGACGTGGGCGCCGTCCATCAGCTCACGCTCGACAAGCCGGTGTGGGCCAGTGAGGCGTTTGGCGTGGAAATCACGCTTGGCGTGATGTCGTCGGATGACATCGCCGCGGCTGGTCGCAATGCCCACGCACCCGCCGAGCGGGAATCGGGGGCCACGTGGGCAGTCCGCTACGTGCCGCTGCCCACCACGCCGGCCGCCGAGATCGACCTGGCGTTGCTGGTGCCTGACGGCGTCACCGCTGAAAGCGTAGAGCAGGCCCTGCGCCGAGCTGGCGGAGAATTGCTCGAGCAGGTCGCCCTGTTCGACGAGTTCCGCGGCGCGGGCGTGCCGGCCGGGCACCGCAGCCTGGCCTGGCGTTTGACATGGCGCCATCCGGAGCGCACGCTCAGGGACAAGGAAATCGACGGGCGCAGGGCCCGACTGCTGGACCTCCTCGACCAGGAACTGGGTATCCGTCCTCGTGCGCTCTGA
- the pheS gene encoding phenylalanine--tRNA ligase subunit alpha produces the protein MILSDYLAQAEALARDCRALLDSLDPATRLDVAKGQLNALKDDRLNALQGALRALPAEDRRAAGSAFNSLKTAIQDALDAFAARLAAASGTEQVDLTMPGRRSWRGAVHPVTLVIDEICDIFRELGFTVALGPEAETEWYNFGALNFPADHPAMELHDTLYLGEDTLLRTHTSPVQVRTMQRYAPPIRVLAPGQVYRRDFFDATHAPAFMQLEGLAIDEGVSFVDLKATLAEFARRFYGATRRVRFGPSYFPFVEPGAQMDVEVDLGDGKGLRWVEILGCGMVHPNVIESAGLDSERYTGWAFGMGPARIAMSRYGINDIRVLYDSDVRFLEQFAR, from the coding sequence GTGATCCTCTCCGACTATCTCGCGCAGGCCGAGGCGCTTGCCCGCGACTGCCGCGCTCTGCTCGACAGCCTCGACCCGGCCACGCGACTCGATGTCGCCAAGGGCCAGCTCAACGCGCTCAAGGACGACCGACTCAACGCGCTGCAGGGCGCCCTGCGCGCGCTGCCGGCTGAAGATCGGCGCGCTGCCGGCTCGGCCTTCAATTCGCTCAAGACGGCCATCCAGGACGCATTGGACGCCTTCGCCGCGCGCCTCGCCGCTGCCAGCGGAACGGAGCAGGTTGATCTCACGATGCCGGGCCGTCGCAGTTGGCGTGGAGCGGTGCATCCGGTCACGCTCGTGATCGACGAAATCTGCGACATCTTCCGCGAACTCGGCTTCACCGTGGCGCTCGGGCCCGAAGCGGAAACGGAGTGGTACAACTTCGGCGCGCTCAACTTCCCGGCCGATCATCCGGCCATGGAGTTGCACGACACGCTCTATCTCGGTGAAGACACGCTGCTGCGCACGCACACCTCGCCCGTGCAGGTGCGCACCATGCAGCGCTACGCGCCGCCCATTCGTGTGCTGGCGCCGGGGCAGGTGTATCGCCGTGACTTCTTCGATGCCACACACGCACCGGCGTTCATGCAGCTCGAAGGCCTCGCCATCGACGAGGGCGTGAGCTTCGTGGATCTCAAGGCCACGCTGGCGGAATTCGCGCGCCGCTTCTACGGCGCCACCCGGCGCGTGCGCTTCGGCCCCTCGTACTTCCCGTTCGTCGAACCCGGGGCCCAGATGGATGTCGAGGTGGATCTCGGCGACGGCAAGGGGCTGCGCTGGGTGGAGATCCTTGGCTGTGGCATGGTGCATCCCAACGTGATCGAGTCGGCGGGGCTCGACAGTGAGCGCTACACCGGCTGGGCCTTCGGCATGGGCCCCGCGCGCATCGCCATGTCGCGATACGGCATCAACGACATTCGCGTTCTCTACGACTCAGACGTTCGCTTCCTGGAGCAGTTTGCTCGATGA
- the rplT gene encoding 50S ribosomal protein L20: MPRVKSNVVRLKRKKQILKHAKGAFGGRSKLWKAAKETVERGWRYAYRDRKNKKRDFRRLWIVRINAAARLHDMSYSAFINGLHAAGLEVDRKVLSDLAVNEPEAFAAIAEQARKALEAKAAA, encoded by the coding sequence ATGCCACGCGTCAAGTCCAACGTCGTTCGTCTCAAGCGCAAGAAGCAGATCCTCAAGCACGCCAAGGGTGCCTTTGGTGGCCGGTCCAAGCTCTGGAAGGCGGCCAAGGAAACCGTGGAGCGTGGCTGGCGCTATGCCTACCGCGATCGCAAGAACAAGAAGCGCGATTTCCGTCGCCTCTGGATCGTGCGTATCAACGCCGCCGCCCGCCTGCACGACATGTCGTACAGCGCGTTCATCAACGGCCTGCATGCGGCCGGTCTCGAAGTCGATCGCAAGGTCCTCTCCGACCTCGCGGTGAACGAGCCCGAGGCCTTTGCGGCCATTGCCGAACAGGCGCGCAAGGCGCTCGAGGCCAAGGCAGCGGCCTGA
- the rpmI gene encoding 50S ribosomal protein L35 translates to MPKMKTHSGAKKRFSVTGSGKVRRLKAYKSHILTKMSGKKKRDLRRPTIVETNGEAKRIKRLLVA, encoded by the coding sequence ATGCCGAAGATGAAGACCCACAGTGGCGCCAAGAAGCGCTTCTCCGTGACGGGCTCGGGGAAGGTGCGGCGCCTGAAGGCGTACAAGAGCCACATCCTGACCAAGATGTCGGGCAAGAAGAAGCGCGACCTGCGCCGTCCCACGATCGTGGAGACCAACGGCGAAGCGAAGCGTATCAAGCGTCTTCTCGTGGCCTGA
- the infC gene encoding translation initiation factor IF-3, whose product MWAITTRTPQPGFAFSVSSTGVRTIQDSTKRPPRVNRQIRISPVRVIGADGSQLGILEVDAALAMAQDLGLDLVEVAAAARPPVVRIMDFGKFKFEQAKQARLAKKKQHVIHLKEVKYRPGIDDHDFETKTRHARRFLEEGNKVKVTLMFRGRQIAHPELGKLVVDRVAQELADLSKIESAPAMEGKSMTMILAPK is encoded by the coding sequence GTGTGGGCGATCACGACGCGAACTCCGCAACCGGGGTTCGCGTTTTCTGTTTCTTCTACCGGAGTACGCACTATTCAGGATTCGACGAAGCGTCCGCCTCGGGTGAACCGGCAAATCCGGATCAGCCCCGTGCGCGTGATCGGTGCCGACGGCAGTCAGCTGGGCATTCTCGAAGTCGATGCGGCCTTGGCCATGGCGCAGGACCTCGGGCTCGATCTCGTGGAGGTGGCGGCGGCTGCTCGGCCCCCCGTGGTCCGCATCATGGACTTCGGCAAGTTCAAGTTCGAACAGGCCAAGCAGGCACGACTCGCGAAGAAGAAGCAGCACGTGATCCATCTCAAGGAGGTCAAGTACCGCCCTGGGATCGACGATCACGACTTCGAGACGAAGACGCGGCATGCCCGCCGATTCCTCGAGGAAGGCAACAAGGTCAAGGTCACGCTGATGTTCCGCGGCCGGCAGATCGCCCATCCCGAACTCGGGAAGCTGGTGGTCGATCGGGTGGCTCAGGAACTGGCCGATCTCTCCAAGATCGAAAGCGCGCCGGCCATGGAAGGCAAGTCGATGACGATGATTCTCGCGCCGAAGTGA